The sequence CCCCAAAGGCAACAGCGACGATGCAGCGTTGCCTCAATCCTTGACTGATGCATTCTGGCAATACACGGAAAGCCAGTTCTACCGGCATATACATCAACTTCGCGATATCGTCGGTGACACAGACAAGGAGATTCCCCTGATGCGTTCGTGGAACGATGTGCTCTCGCGACAGGCGGAAACGCTGTTCGACGCCATCGTCGACAGCGAGGACTACTCGCGAACCAACCCACGCAATGTTGTCCTCGCTCGCAAGGAACTGTATGGAATGAACCGCAGCAAGAAAATTTTCGAATTGCTGAATATCCCGCTCGAAATACATGCCTTCGAAACACAACTCATTACGGAGGAGAGATGAAACAACTCAAGGAAACAATTTCCTTCCTGCCCGACAGCAACCACGGTGCGGCGCTGCTCGCATGGTGGAAGAGTCTGGACAATCGACGAGGTCCACGAGCTGAATTACGGCGCTGCCGCGATGTCGCCGATGTGCTGATGACACAAGAATTCTACAACGCGCTGCGTTCCATTCTTCCGGGCGAGAGGAATTCCGTCGAGGCCTTCGCACGAGTCGTCGGTTTACTTGCGCACGTGGAACAGCACGACCCGCACAATCCGTTCGCGAAGCGGCTGGCTCGCGGCGATGAACGGTCAACACCCCTTGTAAGCGGACTT comes from Ignavibacteriota bacterium and encodes:
- the casB gene encoding type I-E CRISPR-associated protein Cse2/CasB, with the translated sequence MKQLKETISFLPDSNHGAALLAWWKSLDNRRGPRAELRRCRDVADVLMTQEFYNALRSILPGERNSVEAFARVVGLLAHVEQHDPHNPFAKRLARGDERSTPLVSGLRFRRLLTVGVDGLYIPMLRILRLAGRKADIHDLATSVYWWNERTRKDWARHYYENAMDQA